Within the Brassica napus cultivar Da-Ae unplaced genomic scaffold, Da-Ae ScsIHWf_802;HRSCAF=1149, whole genome shotgun sequence genome, the region GACTGTATGCACCCACGGTCACGTACCTGTCTATCAACGTCTCTGCTGGTAATCCTGAAAAATTACCGCAACCCCAAAATCAAATTATGAATCATCATTATCAAAAACCAGAACTTAAGAATAAAGGTAAAGACTTTATATAGTGTATAACGATGACACAGAACCAAAACATGGTCTACCCCTTGACAAGTAGACCTTTAGAGACCTAAAACATGATTGAATAGTGTGTGATGAAGTCCAAATACATTTCCACATTGCAGAGAGCCTAACCAAAACAGACTGGTCTGCTTTCacttagagcaaaaaaaaaaacaaaaatagacgGTAACCGTAGAATCAAAATTTGAATCATCATCATGTCAAAAAGTCAGATCTTCAGGAAAAGACTATAGTGTATAAGGGTGATGCACAACCGCAACATGCTCTGGCCCTTGACAAGAAGTAGACCAATAGTGACAATAGATACTATTGGCGTGTCCTCAAGTCCAAATACATTCTTACATAGCAGAGAGCCTAATCAAAACAAACTAGTCCCTCTATAACACTGACCCATTGCCTCAAAACTTGGAGCAAACAACCAAGCTCTTGACTTtaaatcatcatataattattttctagtcAGAAAGCTAAATCCTTTGCATAATCCTCTCAAAAAGTCATAACCTTTACTTCAACATTGTCCCCAAATAACTACTAGGTATGCTACACAAGATGATCCATCATGTACCTACCGTGTGTTTAGCTACTCTATTCAACTCTCAATACTAAGCTCAAGCATATATAGTCAGTAAAGATTCTTCATTTCCTATCACATATACACACAAGATGATCCATCATGTATCTACCGTGTGTTTAGCTACTCTATTGAACTCTCGAACCTAAGCTCAAGCATATGTAGTCAGTAAAGATTCTTCATTTCCTATCACAAACACAGCCTCAAAGAAGCTAAACACAGAAACGAGACCCTTCAAGCAAAAGACAATGTGTAAGTAACTCAAAGAGAACAACAACCTGTTGGTGAAGACCACGCGGCGTGGACAACACACCGTTCCTGAACATTCGCGCAAAACCCCAAAGTGATCTTGTTGAGATCGCCTCGCAAAACGGCGCCGTTCCACACGGAAGAGCCGTCCCAGACCGTGACCTGACCGGCTAATACCACGTTGGGCGCCACGTAGGCGTCGACGGCTACCTTGGGAAGCCACTGTCCCAGAGGGATGATCTGCCTCTGTCCTCTGTAGTCCCATTTCGCACGATCCGGCGACGGTGATACAGTCAGTTTTGGCTTCGGCGCCTCCGTGTTCGTCGCGAGCGCCGCGGAAGTGGCGAAGAAGCGACGGATCGGGTTGGGAGTTAGAGCTCTTCGAGAGAATCGAGCTATTGAAGTCGCCATTGC harbors:
- the LOC125605796 gene encoding gamma carbonic anhydrase-like 1, mitochondrial, with the protein product MATSIARFSRRALTPNPIRRFFATSAALATNTEAPKPKLTVSPSPDRAKWDYRGQRQIIPLGQWLPKVAVDAYVAPNVVLAGQVTVWDGSSVWNGAVLRGDLNKITLGFCANVQERCVVHAAWSSPTGLPAETLIDRYVTVGAYSLLRSCTIEPECIIGQHSILMEGSLVETRSILEAGSVVPPGRRIPSGELWGGNPARFIRTLTNEESLEIPKLAVAINHLSGDYFSEFLPYSTVYLEVEKFKKSLGIAV